One window of Scheffersomyces stipitis CBS 6054 chromosome 1, whole genome shotgun sequence genomic DNA carries:
- a CDS encoding predicted protein: MRISRRHIRLTTFAFVVILLMITIARLFHRGVVSKPAPVKETHRSIKTEDSEKLEKLVSFNRIESYPLSEELTNNDDFFSGIDMKTFTDPFHYINGKTSDYEFNEDTMCRKIELSTTFQVSKQKYLDADFAKYKVALEQNPLYAKIIQDARDKFQPKIPEEQQWFRFAGSSVWLPQYDCHYMVSRIMYSPSGIANKAYASFLYIQLFDKNWNELPETTLSLPYESKQTQKVVNADGSVQEVVLETIIAFRDVTYPSFLPINFEVQLETDNGKYYWGPEDPRILLRRSPLGYDEPVIVYNMKHLDLQKRVMNLYLPFPNVANVLRKRSEKFANIEKNWTPFISRRENQHLNFIYSIVPLEILTCEIDTAVCDFLQKPVKQDYNYVGPLRGGSQLVELPFSDLIPKTVQDRFKFPEGRRVYIGWARAHLNNCGCGESMYRPNMITLIEDYDANQNKYYFKLGDVSEYFDFNAYVPPWTIPSFDSNGQMIESTPKQCEGRNVLIPNSIAYWDIRSIIKGDTLYHRKYFNYIPADEPVVKSAKGVLKHNVADVKKDVKPRILFNDHMGVTLSAADSDVSIVHVRGLLNHILKLPSLLDAGTVISDDYSFEQRGYEFNNKCAMKASADYCSKYGERMAKQVEAVEKAADPDHI; the protein is encoded by the exons ATGCGTATCTCCAGACGACACATAAGGCTAACGACGTTCGCGTTCGTGGTGATTCTTCTAATGATCACCATCGCCAGGCTTTTTCACAGAGGTGTTGTGCTGAAACCGGCACCCGTCAAAGAAACACATAGGTCTATCAAGACCGAAGATTCGGAAAAGCTCGAAAAACTAGTGCTGTTCAACAGGATAGAAAGCTATCCGTTGTCGGAGGAGTTGACTAATAACGatgacttcttttctggcATCGACATGAAGACGTTCACTGACCCATTTCACTATATCAACGGCAAGACAAGTGACTACGAGTTTAATGAAGACACCATGTGCCGTAAGATCGAGCTTCTGACGACTTTCCAAGTCTCTAAACAAAAGTACTTGGATGCTGATTTCGCCAAATACAAAGTGGCATTGGAACAGAACCCGTTGTATGCCAAAATAATACAGGATGCCCGTGATAAGTTCCAGCCCAAGATACCGGAGGAGCAGCAGTGGTTCCGGTTTGCCGGTTCGTCTGTCTGGCTTCCTCAATACGACTGCCATTACATGGTGTCAAGAATCATGTACAGTCCTTCAGGAATCGCCAACAAGGCATATGCATCGTTTTTGTACATCCAATTGTTCGACAAGAACTGGAACGAATTACCAGAAACGACGTTGAGCTTGCCGTATGAACTGAAACAGACTCAGAAGGTCGTTAATGCTGATGGGTCAGTGCAAGAAGTCGTGTTGGAAACGATCATAGCCTTCAGAGATGTCACCTATCCATCCTTCTTACCCATCAACTTTGAGGTCCAGTTGGAAACCGACAACGGTAAGTACTACTGGGGCCCCGAAGACCCACGTATCTTGTTGCGCAGAAGTCCCTTGGGCTACGACGAGCCCGTAATTGTATACAACATGAAACATTTAGATCTCCAGAAACGAGTCATGAACTTGTATTTGCCATTCCCCAATGTGGCCAATGTGTTGCGCAAACGTAGTGAGAAATTTGCCAACATCGAGAAGAACTGGACCCCATTCATCAGTCGTAGAGAAAACCAACAT ttgaatttcATTTACTCCATCGTACctcttgaaattttgaCTTGTGAAATCGATACTGCCGTATGCGATTTCTTGCAGAAGCCAGTTAAACAGGACTATAACTATGTTGGTCCATTGCGTGGAGGTTCTCAATTGGTAGAGTTACCTTTCTCAGATTTGATTCCTAAGACCGTGCAAGACAGATTCAAGTTCccagaaggaagaagagtatatATAGGATGGGCTCGTGCTCATCTCAACAACTGTGGATGTGGTGAGTCGATGTATCGTCCTAATATGATAACGTTGATTGAAGACTACGACGCGAACCAGAATAAGTactacttcaagttgggtGATGTGTCTGAGTACTTTGACTTCAATGCCTATGTGCCTCCTTGGACGATTCCACTGTTCGACAGCAACGGCCAGATGATTGAGTCAACACCAAAGCAATGCGAGGGCAGAAACGTCTTGATTCCCAACTCCATTGCCTACTGGGATATACGTTCCATCATCAAGGGTGACACGTTATACCATCGTAAGTACTTCAACTATATTCCTGCTGATGAGCCCGTGGTAAAGTCGGCAAAGGGAGTGTTGAAACACAATGTAGCCGATGTCAAGAAAGACGTCAAGCCTCGTATTCTTTTCAACGACCACATGGGTGTCACTTTGTCTGCTGCAGACAGCGACGTCAGTATTGTCCATGTGCGGGGGTTGTTGAACcacatcttgaagttgccgTCGCTCTTGGATGCCGGTACCG